From Chryseobacterium gallinarum, one genomic window encodes:
- the ilvD gene encoding dihydroxy-acid dehydratase has translation MLNKYSKTFTQNREQPAAKAMLYGIGFTEEDMHKAQIGIASMGYDGNTCNMHLNDLAKVVKRGTWDHGLAGLIFNTIGVSDGMSNGTDGMRYSLVSRDVIADSIEAICEAQYYDGVIALPGCDKNMPGTIIAMGRLNRPSIMVYGGTIAPGCYKGESLNIVSAFEALGKKIAGEISEEDFDGVIKNSCPGAGACGGMYTANTMASAIEALGMSLPYSSSNPALSKEKENECLEAGKYLKILLEKDIKPSDIMTRKAFENALRLIIILGGSTNAVLHFIAMAKSVGVSVTQDDFQKMSDCTPVLADLKPSGKYLMQDLHEHGGTPAVMKYLLEQGLLHGDCLTVTGKTLAENLKDIPSLDFEKQKIIKPLSEPVKETGHLRILYGNLAEKGSVAKITGKEGERFVGKARVFDGEKNLIRGIQDGTVQHGDVIVIRHEGPKGAPGMPEMLKPTSALIGAGLGSSVALITDGRFSGGTHGFVVGHITPEAHEGGLIAFVKDNDLIEIDAVNNTIQLKVSDEEITKRKKGWQKPDLKVKKGLLYKYAMTVSSAAEGCVTDEIT, from the coding sequence ATGTTAAATAAATATTCAAAAACATTTACCCAAAACAGAGAACAACCCGCAGCAAAAGCAATGTTGTATGGGATAGGCTTTACAGAAGAAGATATGCATAAAGCCCAGATCGGGATTGCCAGCATGGGATATGACGGGAATACATGCAATATGCACCTGAATGATTTAGCTAAAGTAGTAAAAAGAGGAACCTGGGATCACGGACTGGCTGGATTAATCTTCAATACCATTGGTGTAAGTGACGGAATGAGCAACGGAACAGACGGGATGCGGTATTCCCTGGTAAGCCGTGACGTGATAGCAGACAGTATTGAAGCCATCTGCGAAGCTCAATATTATGATGGAGTGATCGCTTTGCCGGGATGTGATAAAAATATGCCCGGAACCATTATCGCGATGGGCAGGCTGAACAGACCGTCGATCATGGTATATGGCGGAACCATAGCTCCGGGATGCTATAAAGGAGAATCCCTCAATATTGTTTCAGCTTTCGAGGCGTTGGGAAAGAAGATTGCAGGGGAAATTTCAGAAGAAGACTTTGATGGAGTGATTAAAAATTCCTGTCCCGGAGCCGGAGCCTGCGGCGGAATGTATACAGCCAATACAATGGCTTCAGCAATAGAGGCATTGGGAATGAGTCTGCCATACTCTTCATCCAATCCTGCACTAAGCAAAGAAAAAGAAAATGAATGCCTGGAAGCAGGAAAATATCTGAAAATTTTGCTGGAAAAGGATATTAAGCCATCAGATATTATGACCCGGAAAGCATTTGAAAATGCCCTTCGCCTGATTATCATTCTCGGAGGAAGTACCAACGCCGTTCTCCATTTTATAGCAATGGCTAAAAGTGTAGGAGTTTCTGTAACCCAGGATGATTTTCAAAAAATGAGTGACTGTACTCCGGTACTGGCAGATCTGAAACCCAGCGGAAAGTACCTGATGCAGGATTTGCATGAACATGGCGGTACACCTGCTGTAATGAAGTATTTACTGGAACAGGGATTACTACATGGAGATTGTCTGACGGTTACCGGAAAGACACTGGCAGAAAACCTGAAAGATATCCCCAGCCTGGATTTCGAAAAACAAAAAATTATAAAACCTCTCTCGGAACCGGTAAAAGAAACAGGACACCTGAGAATATTATATGGAAACCTTGCGGAAAAAGGTAGTGTAGCCAAAATAACCGGTAAAGAAGGAGAGCGGTTTGTAGGAAAAGCCCGAGTATTTGACGGAGAGAAAAATCTGATCAGGGGAATTCAGGATGGTACCGTACAGCATGGAGATGTAATTGTTATCCGCCATGAAGGCCCCAAAGGAGCTCCGGGAATGCCGGAAATGCTGAAGCCCACCAGTGCCCTGATAGGTGCCGGATTAGGAAGCAGTGTTGCTTTAATTACCGATGGTCGCTTTAGTGGAGGAACGCATGGTTTTGTAGTGGGACATATTACTCCCGAAGCCCACGAAGGCGGACTGATAGCTTTTGTGAAAGACAATGATCTTATTGAAATAGATGCTGTGAACAATACCATACAGCTAAAGGTTTCAGATGAAGAAATTACAAAAAGAAAAAAAGGATGGCAGAAACCTGATCTTAAGGTGAAAAAAGGACTGCTGTACAAATATGCAATGACCGTATCATCAGCCGCTGAAGGCTGTGTAACAGACGAAATCACTTAA
- the ilvB gene encoding biosynthetic-type acetolactate synthase large subunit, with the protein MENLNLSAERELSGSRIILESFLQEGVKTVFGYPGGAIIPIYDALYDYQGKLEHILVRHEQAAVHAAQGLARASGEVGVVLATSGPGATNLVTGLADALLDNTPLVCITGQVFEHLLGTDAFQEIDVINITSPVTKWNYQVADAHELPEVLAKAFYIAKSGRPGPVLIDVTKNAQLQHILYQGYRPCHTLRSYKPDPVPDMERISQAAEMINRAGKPFIIAGQGIMLGKAEQEFLEFAEKSGIPVAWTVLGMGVIPTDHPQAVGMVGMHGNYGPNVLTNECDVLIAVGMRFDDRVTGRLDEYAKQAKIIHLDIDKAEINKNVKADVPVLGNCKETLPLLTLLIQEKQYRSWHQKFKECFEIESTTLINKELYPLEGEITMGEVIRYLNEITAGEAIIVTDVGQHQMITCRYSRFNHPRTNITSGGLGTMGFCLPAAIGAAYAVNKRPVIAVMGDGGAQMNIQELGTIMQYHSDVKILILNNGYLGMVRQWQELFHEERYSSVDIQSPDFVQVAKGYEIQGRKVAQREELKEALHEMLDHKGAFLLEVMTGKEHNVFPMIPQGKSVSEIVLQHKV; encoded by the coding sequence ATGGAGAATCTGAATTTATCAGCAGAAAGAGAGCTTAGCGGGAGTAGGATCATCCTTGAATCCTTCCTGCAGGAAGGTGTTAAAACGGTTTTCGGATATCCCGGAGGTGCCATTATCCCTATTTATGATGCCCTTTATGATTACCAGGGAAAGCTTGAACATATCCTGGTACGCCATGAGCAGGCAGCAGTACATGCAGCACAGGGATTGGCAAGAGCATCAGGAGAAGTAGGCGTTGTACTGGCCACCAGCGGACCCGGAGCAACAAATCTTGTAACAGGACTGGCAGATGCTTTACTGGATAATACCCCTCTGGTATGCATCACAGGCCAGGTTTTCGAGCACCTGCTGGGAACTGATGCCTTTCAGGAAATTGATGTGATAAATATTACAAGTCCCGTAACCAAATGGAATTACCAGGTAGCAGATGCCCATGAGCTACCTGAAGTTTTAGCCAAAGCATTTTATATAGCAAAATCCGGCCGTCCGGGTCCGGTATTGATTGATGTTACCAAAAATGCCCAGCTGCAGCATATTTTGTATCAGGGTTATAGGCCTTGCCATACACTGAGAAGCTATAAGCCGGATCCTGTTCCGGATATGGAAAGAATCAGCCAGGCAGCTGAGATGATTAACCGGGCGGGAAAACCATTCATTATTGCCGGGCAGGGAATTATGCTGGGAAAAGCAGAACAGGAATTTTTAGAATTTGCTGAAAAATCAGGGATTCCCGTTGCCTGGACGGTATTGGGAATGGGGGTAATCCCTACGGATCATCCACAGGCGGTTGGGATGGTAGGGATGCACGGAAATTATGGTCCCAATGTCCTTACCAATGAATGCGATGTCCTGATTGCAGTGGGAATGCGTTTCGATGACCGTGTTACGGGAAGGTTGGATGAATATGCTAAACAGGCAAAAATTATTCACCTGGATATTGATAAGGCTGAGATCAATAAGAATGTAAAGGCAGATGTGCCTGTCCTTGGGAATTGTAAGGAAACATTACCTCTGCTTACTCTTCTGATACAGGAAAAACAATACAGGTCCTGGCATCAAAAATTTAAAGAGTGTTTTGAAATTGAAAGTACAACCTTGATTAATAAAGAGTTATATCCGTTGGAGGGAGAGATTACCATGGGAGAAGTCATCCGGTATCTTAATGAGATAACAGCCGGTGAGGCTATTATTGTAACCGATGTAGGACAGCATCAGATGATCACCTGCAGATATTCCCGGTTTAATCATCCCCGGACTAATATTACCAGTGGGGGATTGGGAACGATGGGATTTTGCCTTCCGGCTGCCATAGGAGCTGCCTATGCTGTAAACAAGCGCCCCGTTATCGCAGTAATGGGAGATGGAGGAGCGCAGATGAATATCCAGGAGTTGGGAACCATTATGCAGTACCATTCTGATGTGAAAATTTTAATTCTTAATAATGGTTACCTGGGAATGGTAAGGCAATGGCAGGAGCTGTTTCATGAAGAAAGATATTCGTCTGTTGATATCCAGAGTCCGGATTTTGTTCAGGTAGCAAAGGGATATGAAATTCAGGGAAGGAAAGTAGCTCAGAGGGAAGAGCTGAAAGAGGCGCTTCATGAGATGCTTGATCATAAGGGAGCTTTTCTTCTGGAGGTAATGACAGGAAAAGAGCACAATGTGTTTCCAATGATTCCCCAGGGGAAAAGTGTTTCGGAAATTGTATTACAGCATAAAGTTTAA
- a CDS encoding ACT domain-containing protein, protein MRTEHKEYTITAYTEDYLGLIGRINAIFSRRRISMVNFNVGPSEMERIKKFVIVIRETEESVQKITRQMEKQVDVLEVHYHKNPHLTTMEYAS, encoded by the coding sequence ATGAGAACAGAACATAAAGAATATACCATAACGGCATATACAGAAGATTATTTAGGTTTGATCGGCAGGATCAATGCTATTTTTTCAAGAAGAAGGATTTCTATGGTGAATTTCAATGTAGGTCCTTCCGAAATGGAGCGCATTAAAAAATTTGTAATTGTCATCAGGGAAACGGAAGAATCGGTTCAGAAGATTACCCGGCAAATGGAGAAACAGGTAGATGTACTGGAGGTTCATTATCATAAAAATCCCCATCTCACAACCATGGAATATGCCAGTTAA
- the ilvC gene encoding ketol-acid reductoisomerase, translated as MAKLNFGGVEENVVTREEFPLKKAQEVLKNEVVAVIGYGVQGPGQALNQKDNGINVIVGQRKNSKSWDKAVADGFVPGETLFEIEEALEKGTIICYLLSDAAQIEYWPKVKQHLSPGKALYFSHGFGITFNERTGIVPPADVDVFLVAPKGSGTSLRRMFLQDRGLNSSFAVYQDATGKARERVTALGIAIGSGYLFETDFKKEVYSDLAGERGTLMGAVQGIFAAQYDVLRKNGHSPSEAFNETVEELTQSLMPLVAENGMDWMYANCSTTAQRGALDWWKRFRDATSPLFEELYDNVAKGNEAQRSIDSNSKPDYREKLEAELAELRESEMWQAGKTVRSLRPENN; from the coding sequence ATGGCAAAATTGAATTTTGGCGGAGTTGAAGAAAACGTAGTAACAAGAGAAGAGTTTCCCCTGAAAAAAGCTCAGGAAGTGTTAAAAAATGAAGTAGTAGCCGTAATCGGATATGGAGTGCAGGGGCCTGGTCAGGCTCTTAACCAGAAAGACAACGGAATTAATGTCATTGTTGGACAGAGGAAAAACTCGAAATCCTGGGATAAAGCAGTAGCAGACGGATTTGTTCCCGGAGAAACTTTATTTGAAATTGAAGAGGCATTGGAGAAAGGAACAATCATCTGTTATCTGTTAAGTGATGCCGCACAAATTGAATACTGGCCTAAAGTAAAACAACATCTTAGCCCGGGAAAAGCTTTGTATTTTTCTCATGGTTTCGGAATTACGTTTAATGAGCGCACGGGAATTGTTCCTCCTGCGGATGTTGATGTTTTCCTGGTAGCCCCTAAAGGTTCAGGAACCTCGTTGAGAAGAATGTTTCTTCAGGATAGGGGGCTGAACAGCAGCTTTGCCGTGTACCAGGACGCTACGGGGAAAGCAAGAGAAAGAGTAACCGCTTTGGGAATTGCCATAGGAAGCGGATATTTATTTGAAACGGATTTCAAGAAAGAAGTATACAGCGATCTGGCAGGGGAAAGAGGAACGCTGATGGGCGCTGTACAGGGAATATTTGCAGCTCAGTATGATGTTTTGAGAAAAAACGGACACAGCCCTTCCGAAGCGTTTAATGAAACCGTAGAAGAGCTGACGCAATCATTAATGCCATTGGTTGCAGAGAACGGAATGGATTGGATGTATGCGAATTGCAGTACTACTGCCCAGCGAGGGGCATTAGACTGGTGGAAACGTTTTAGAGACGCTACTTCTCCTTTGTTTGAGGAACTTTATGACAATGTAGCGAAGGGAAATGAAGCCCAGCGGTCCATTGACAGCAATAGCAAACCGGATTACAGGGAAAAATTAGAAGCTGAGCTCGCAGAGCTAAGAGAAAGCGAAATGTGGCAGGCAGGCAAAACCGTCCGAAGCCTCAGACCCGAAAACAATTAA
- the ilvA gene encoding threonine ammonia-lyase: MVKEEIGTSVPEGVYQAGERLKGVIVRTPLAVNYNLSNLYKANISFKREDLQQVRSYKIRGAYNKMATMPPKELEKGVVCASAGNHAQGVAFACNKMKVKGTIFMPLPTPGQKLEQVKMFGGHYIDVVLYGDTFDEAKDAAMRFCQDHSRVFIHPFDDPAIIEGQATVALEILEQAVRPVDYLFVPVGGGGLAAGVCSVFKELSPETKIIGVEPSAAASMKKALEKGKPVLLEKISRFVDGAAVQKVGDLTFNSCRNVLYDMATVDEGLVCETILSLYNKDAIVVEPAGALSVAVLNKYKEEIQGKNVVCIISGSNNDITRMEEIKEKALLYAGLKHYFLVRFPQRPGALKTFVMDVLGPDDDITYFEYTQKNSKEKGIAVVGIALKQNNDFPPLIEKMKKYDFFVNYLNNDPSLMNLLI; the protein is encoded by the coding sequence ATGGTGAAAGAGGAAATAGGAACATCTGTTCCGGAGGGTGTCTATCAGGCAGGGGAAAGGCTGAAAGGAGTTATTGTAAGAACTCCTTTGGCCGTTAATTATAATCTTTCTAATCTCTACAAAGCCAATATCAGCTTTAAAAGGGAAGATCTTCAGCAGGTAAGATCATATAAAATCAGGGGAGCTTATAATAAAATGGCTACCATGCCCCCAAAAGAACTTGAAAAAGGAGTGGTTTGTGCAAGTGCTGGAAATCACGCCCAGGGAGTAGCTTTCGCATGCAATAAGATGAAAGTGAAAGGGACTATTTTCATGCCTTTGCCTACTCCCGGCCAAAAACTGGAACAGGTGAAAATGTTTGGCGGCCATTATATTGATGTCGTACTGTATGGAGATACCTTTGATGAAGCTAAAGATGCTGCGATGAGGTTTTGCCAGGATCATAGCAGGGTGTTTATTCATCCCTTTGATGATCCTGCCATCATAGAAGGACAGGCTACTGTGGCCCTGGAAATACTGGAACAGGCTGTCCGGCCTGTAGATTATCTTTTTGTACCCGTAGGAGGAGGTGGCCTGGCTGCAGGAGTATGTTCGGTATTTAAGGAATTGTCTCCGGAAACAAAAATCATAGGAGTGGAACCTTCGGCAGCAGCTAGCATGAAAAAAGCCCTGGAAAAAGGAAAACCTGTCCTTCTGGAAAAAATAAGCCGGTTTGTGGATGGTGCAGCCGTCCAGAAAGTGGGAGATCTTACTTTTAATTCTTGCCGGAATGTATTATACGATATGGCTACTGTAGACGAAGGACTGGTGTGCGAAACCATCCTCTCGTTGTACAACAAAGATGCAATTGTGGTAGAGCCTGCAGGAGCGCTTTCTGTGGCTGTACTGAATAAATATAAGGAAGAAATCCAGGGGAAAAATGTAGTATGTATCATCAGTGGAAGCAATAATGATATTACCCGTATGGAAGAGATTAAAGAGAAAGCCCTTTTATATGCAGGATTGAAGCACTACTTCCTGGTCAGGTTTCCACAACGTCCCGGAGCTTTGAAAACTTTTGTAATGGATGTTCTGGGACCTGATGATGACATCACTTATTTTGAGTATACCCAGAAAAACTCAAAAGAAAAAGGAATTGCCGTTGTAGGAATTGCCCTGAAACAAAATAATGATTTCCCACCATTGATTGAGAAAATGAAAAAATATGATTTTTTTGTCAATTACCTGAATAATGATCCTTCTTTAATGAACCTTCTTATTTAG
- a CDS encoding M20/M25/M40 family metallo-hydrolase: MNKHYIFSLLSFLLFSFGNAQNYKKPLVSAIKEADLRKDMYELAADQFWGREAGTLDELKVSMWLADKAKEAGMQPAGDNGTFFQFFEMYRHQITPQSSLKIGNNNLKLWKDFLVAEPVNASVDAEVVYAGNTEPEDLSQLNIKGKVLAVNASDKNIEKEMTLFIRRYPGFVRTKYYNKAYELGAKAIIFITDDISEKSWPEVLPQMTRGSYGVEGLREKITNNIPVLWIKKENTDWVKNNPKVTLTLTTETYKYPSVNIIGKIEGTDPVLKNEYVLLSGHQDHDGIRHPVKNDTIYNGADDNASTCVAMLAMARAYKKQPGKRSILFVFHGAEERGLLGSRWHAAHPVVPREKIVAVLNGDMIGRNNNDEAALLGGNAPHKNSEELVKMAEEANNESTKFKYLKDWDSPNHAEYFYFRSDHLPYAKMGIPAIFFTSVLHDQYHTPQDESENINYKKLYKMTEWMYRTSWKVANETGRPKVIANFSLER, from the coding sequence ATGAATAAACACTATATTTTTTCGCTGCTGAGTTTTCTTTTATTCAGTTTCGGAAATGCCCAAAACTATAAAAAACCTTTGGTTTCTGCCATTAAGGAGGCCGATCTGCGGAAAGATATGTATGAGCTTGCAGCAGACCAGTTCTGGGGAAGGGAAGCCGGCACACTGGATGAATTAAAAGTTTCGATGTGGCTTGCTGACAAAGCCAAAGAAGCCGGAATGCAACCTGCTGGTGATAATGGTACTTTTTTCCAGTTTTTTGAAATGTACAGGCATCAGATTACCCCCCAAAGCAGCCTGAAAATCGGAAATAATAATCTGAAGCTATGGAAAGATTTCCTTGTTGCGGAACCGGTGAATGCTTCTGTGGATGCAGAGGTGGTGTATGCCGGAAATACCGAACCTGAAGACCTATCCCAGCTCAATATCAAAGGAAAGGTTCTTGCTGTGAATGCTTCCGATAAAAATATCGAAAAGGAAATGACCCTTTTTATAAGAAGGTATCCCGGTTTTGTACGGACAAAATACTACAATAAAGCCTATGAACTGGGAGCAAAAGCCATTATCTTCATTACCGATGATATTTCTGAAAAAAGCTGGCCGGAAGTGCTTCCCCAGATGACAAGAGGCAGCTACGGAGTAGAAGGTTTGAGAGAAAAAATCACCAACAATATTCCTGTGCTGTGGATCAAAAAGGAAAATACAGATTGGGTAAAAAATAATCCGAAAGTTACCCTGACCCTGACCACCGAAACTTATAAATACCCTTCCGTTAATATCATTGGTAAAATAGAAGGAACCGATCCCGTCCTTAAAAATGAATATGTTTTGCTTAGCGGACACCAGGATCACGACGGAATCAGACATCCTGTAAAAAACGATACGATCTATAATGGCGCTGATGATAATGCCAGTACTTGTGTAGCCATGCTGGCAATGGCAAGAGCTTATAAAAAGCAGCCGGGTAAAAGAAGCATTCTGTTCGTTTTTCATGGTGCTGAAGAAAGAGGTTTACTGGGGTCGCGGTGGCATGCCGCCCATCCTGTAGTACCCAGGGAAAAAATTGTAGCCGTTCTGAATGGGGATATGATTGGAAGAAACAATAATGATGAAGCAGCTTTACTGGGAGGAAACGCTCCTCATAAAAATTCAGAAGAACTGGTAAAAATGGCGGAAGAGGCTAATAATGAAAGTACAAAATTTAAATACCTGAAGGATTGGGATTCCCCTAACCATGCTGAGTATTTTTATTTCAGAAGTGATCATCTTCCTTATGCTAAAATGGGTATCCCTGCTATCTTTTTCACCAGCGTACTTCATGACCAGTACCATACCCCACAGGATGAATCTGAAAACATCAACTACAAAAAACTGTATAAAATGACCGAATGGATGTACAGAACATCCTGGAAAGTAGCCAACGAGACCGGACGTCCGAAAGTTATAGCCAACTTTTCACTTGAACGATAA
- a CDS encoding peptidase associated and DUF5686 domain-containing protein — MKRGLLLLLFLISFLGYSQLKIKIVDDVSQKPVPNAKVSCDNKVLGYTNAQGTLEFKAACTAITIEAESYQKETANVESSMEISLLRKTSKTTAIEAVVIEDKSDPRALEILKKVNQLFKENSPKSLASYSYKSYEKISLDIDEDSISQFKEYFNDLNIFKKKREKDSLNNITARKIFAKSKLFLWERAQEFLYSKKYGEKINILDNRISGLKQPIYEMIALQQSNRDVVPEQIKQENRGLYRYFLSDTVELDGRKNFVIRFREVNYKNPDRKRKYNGAIYVDTETFGVKKIENFSKNKNDGIITSTWIFYNNKWFLAHEKAKLKMGKMAMDDKDRFNKKDKKSFGTYAFLTSKYFDFESPIEVSSKDFKGYTFSVKSIDGHSLEHYRTDPLTERERNTYTTIDSLGKKYKIDNKAQILSGLLNGQIRVGSVDFAVDEVVNYNSYEGFRLGLKAKVNENFNPYFSPDYYFAYGVKDRRWKYGMGIDIKTTLEKNSFFRFDFYDDVTASGEFYRRLWNFKMRMANFGNNLNNDRYYHFKGASLSYLNDVTNGLTLAFALRRNIEEAEFDYQFKDEGSSFKNFNTLFTLKYSPNSTNIMTPQGKSLIDQKYPELYFNYEQSYRTLGGNFNYSRFDALFVHNFKTPLGITGFRLYGGMVFGEAPIWKNFTMNGLASPGKDFNFNLTSFLGFATLEGGKYYNDKFVAYYFTHKLPWYFKSFGHNVSSFDFVLRGTIGDMKYPEYHQFRFKPLNHLYQEVGLEWNNFLSSYFNLGLFYRVGYYTTPNFKQNFAIQFKLKFLEF; from the coding sequence ATGAAAAGGGGTTTACTGCTATTATTATTTTTGATATCTTTTCTGGGGTATTCACAATTAAAAATTAAAATTGTTGATGACGTCAGCCAAAAGCCTGTCCCCAATGCTAAAGTGTCTTGTGACAATAAGGTTCTCGGCTATACAAATGCTCAGGGTACTCTGGAATTTAAAGCTGCCTGTACAGCCATCACTATTGAAGCTGAATCTTATCAGAAAGAAACAGCCAATGTAGAAAGCAGTATGGAAATATCCCTGCTCAGAAAAACTTCAAAAACTACGGCTATTGAAGCAGTTGTCATCGAAGATAAAAGTGATCCCAGGGCTCTTGAAATTTTAAAGAAAGTAAATCAGCTATTTAAAGAAAATTCTCCGAAAAGCTTAGCTTCATATTCATACAAATCCTATGAGAAGATCTCTCTGGATATTGATGAGGACAGCATTTCCCAGTTCAAAGAATATTTTAATGATTTAAACATTTTCAAGAAAAAGAGAGAAAAAGATTCACTCAACAACATTACTGCAAGAAAAATCTTCGCTAAAAGTAAATTATTCCTTTGGGAAAGAGCCCAGGAATTCCTGTATTCTAAAAAATATGGTGAAAAAATTAATATCCTGGACAACAGAATTTCGGGTCTGAAACAACCCATCTATGAAATGATTGCCCTGCAGCAAAGTAACAGGGATGTTGTTCCTGAACAGATCAAACAGGAAAACAGGGGACTTTACCGTTATTTTCTTTCTGATACCGTTGAACTTGACGGAAGGAAAAATTTTGTCATCCGTTTCCGTGAAGTGAATTATAAAAACCCTGACAGAAAAAGAAAATACAATGGTGCCATCTATGTGGATACCGAAACCTTTGGAGTCAAAAAAATTGAAAATTTCAGTAAAAACAAAAACGACGGAATTATCACCAGTACCTGGATATTTTACAATAATAAATGGTTTCTTGCTCATGAGAAAGCAAAGCTTAAAATGGGTAAAATGGCCATGGATGACAAAGACCGTTTCAACAAAAAAGACAAAAAAAGCTTTGGCACCTACGCTTTCCTCACTTCAAAATACTTTGACTTCGAATCTCCGATTGAGGTAAGTTCTAAGGACTTCAAAGGCTATACTTTTTCCGTAAAGAGCATTGACGGGCATTCTCTGGAACATTACAGGACTGATCCGCTTACCGAAAGGGAACGCAATACCTATACAACGATTGACAGCTTAGGCAAAAAATATAAAATCGATAATAAAGCCCAGATACTCTCCGGTTTGCTGAATGGACAAATCAGGGTAGGCTCCGTAGATTTTGCAGTGGATGAAGTAGTTAATTACAACTCTTACGAAGGATTCAGATTAGGATTAAAAGCTAAGGTGAATGAAAATTTCAATCCTTATTTTTCTCCGGATTATTATTTTGCTTACGGGGTGAAAGACCGGAGATGGAAATATGGTATGGGAATAGACATCAAAACTACTCTGGAAAAGAATTCGTTTTTCAGATTTGATTTTTACGACGATGTAACGGCCTCCGGTGAATTTTACAGAAGACTCTGGAATTTTAAAATGAGAATGGCCAATTTTGGGAATAACCTTAATAATGACCGGTATTATCATTTTAAAGGAGCCTCGCTATCATACCTGAATGACGTAACCAACGGGCTTACCTTAGCTTTCGCCCTGAGAAGGAATATTGAGGAAGCGGAATTCGATTATCAGTTTAAAGATGAAGGTTCATCGTTTAAAAACTTCAATACGCTGTTTACCTTAAAATATTCCCCGAATTCTACCAATATTATGACTCCGCAGGGAAAATCCCTGATTGACCAGAAATACCCGGAATTGTATTTTAATTATGAACAGAGTTACAGGACTTTAGGTGGTAATTTCAATTACTCACGTTTTGATGCCCTTTTTGTTCACAACTTTAAAACCCCGCTTGGAATAACCGGATTCAGATTGTATGGAGGAATGGTATTCGGAGAGGCCCCGATCTGGAAAAACTTTACCATGAACGGACTGGCATCTCCCGGTAAAGATTTCAATTTCAACCTTACTTCATTCCTGGGATTTGCAACACTGGAAGGCGGAAAATACTACAATGATAAATTTGTGGCCTACTATTTCACCCACAAGCTACCATGGTATTTCAAAAGCTTTGGCCATAATGTTTCGAGTTTCGACTTTGTATTGCGGGGAACAATTGGAGATATGAAATATCCGGAGTACCATCAGTTCAGGTTCAAACCGCTCAACCATCTTTATCAGGAAGTCGGTCTGGAATGGAATAATTTCCTTTCGAGCTATTTCAATCTAGGGTTGTTTTACAGGGTAGGTTATTATACTACCCCTAATTTCAAACAAAATTTTGCCATCCAGTTTAAATTGAAATTTTTAGAATTTTAA